One genomic segment of Aquipluma nitroreducens includes these proteins:
- a CDS encoding response regulator: MMDKDQGSKILIVDDVQLNLDLMKEILSDKGYLIATAVNGRSAIAKAKAHKFDLILLDVVLPDIDGFEVCSHLKANSQTQDIPIIFLTAKKKKTTSHMGLILEQLITFLNLSVRKNFWPG, translated from the coding sequence ATGATGGATAAGGATCAAGGATCAAAAATTCTTATTGTAGATGATGTTCAGTTAAATCTTGATCTGATGAAAGAAATATTGTCAGACAAGGGCTACCTGATTGCAACTGCGGTTAATGGCAGATCAGCTATTGCCAAGGCAAAGGCTCATAAATTTGACTTGATATTACTTGATGTCGTTTTGCCTGATATTGATGGGTTTGAGGTCTGTTCTCACTTAAAGGCAAATTCACAGACTCAGGATATTCCAATTATTTTCCTGACAGCAAAAAAGAAAAAGACAACATCACACATGGGTTTAATCTTGGAGCAGTTGATTACATTCCTAAACCTTTCAGTAAGGAAGAACTTTTGGCCCGGGTAA
- a CDS encoding IS1634 family transposase: MYSVRKVKTKSGSVAVQVVRYVGHRSIVGKHIGSAKDQIEEAVLRQRALEWIDEQTAQLSLFPAQKQKLLVVDRGECIGVTHHFAFRFFMGCFDECGLSHLPRLLLDLAIMRLIEPASKLRSVELLGYYFGIKYSQRIYRNIPKLSAYKADIEQCAYRVAQQKFNEPFYFVLYDVTTLYFESFKADEFKIQGFSKDNKSQQPQIVIGLLVTQTGFPLSYQVFAGNTFEGKTMLPVVETFTSAHPQTRPIIVADAAMLDEERLAELREKKLSYIVGARLANAELGLVKQIHATLNGKHGAIARFPSRYGYLVCDFSLKRYKKELNELNKLVQKAEELVAKQSLKVKAQFVRKVTKEKIELNTTLIEKRRLLLGIKGYCTNLPEQQLSNQMVIDRYHQLWHIEQSFRMSKFDLQTRPIYHQKQEAIKAHVLICFVALIAEKYLEIITKLSLREIRFLVWNITETHIQDRLTKQTFVFRSPTKEIMNSQLANLITKWNLLPH; encoded by the coding sequence ATGTATTCAGTACGAAAAGTCAAAACTAAGTCGGGATCTGTTGCGGTTCAGGTTGTCAGGTATGTTGGTCACAGATCGATTGTAGGCAAACATATTGGTAGCGCCAAAGACCAGATAGAAGAGGCTGTTTTGAGGCAAAGGGCATTGGAATGGATCGATGAACAAACCGCCCAGTTATCGTTGTTCCCTGCCCAAAAACAAAAACTTTTAGTTGTAGACAGGGGCGAATGCATTGGGGTGACGCACCACTTTGCTTTTCGGTTCTTCATGGGCTGTTTCGATGAATGCGGTTTATCCCATCTTCCCCGCCTGTTGCTTGATCTGGCCATTATGCGCCTTATCGAGCCTGCTTCAAAACTCCGCTCTGTTGAACTGCTGGGATATTACTTCGGCATTAAATATTCTCAACGGATTTACCGCAATATTCCAAAGTTGTCAGCATACAAGGCAGATATTGAGCAATGTGCTTACAGGGTGGCACAACAGAAGTTCAATGAACCTTTCTATTTTGTGCTGTACGATGTTACCACATTGTATTTCGAGTCGTTTAAGGCCGATGAGTTTAAAATACAAGGGTTCTCAAAGGACAACAAGTCACAGCAACCCCAAATTGTCATCGGGCTGCTGGTAACACAAACAGGGTTTCCACTGTCGTATCAGGTTTTTGCAGGCAACACATTCGAAGGAAAGACAATGCTCCCGGTTGTGGAAACGTTTACCTCAGCCCACCCGCAGACACGGCCAATTATTGTAGCCGATGCCGCAATGCTGGATGAAGAAAGGCTTGCCGAACTCAGGGAAAAGAAACTATCGTACATTGTTGGTGCACGGCTGGCCAATGCGGAACTTGGATTGGTAAAACAAATCCATGCAACATTGAACGGGAAACACGGTGCCATAGCCCGCTTTCCATCGCGATACGGTTATTTGGTGTGCGATTTTTCACTCAAACGGTATAAAAAGGAATTGAACGAGCTAAACAAGCTTGTTCAAAAAGCCGAAGAGCTGGTGGCAAAGCAGTCACTGAAAGTGAAGGCTCAATTTGTCAGGAAGGTTACTAAAGAAAAAATAGAACTCAACACGACATTGATAGAAAAAAGGAGGCTGTTGCTTGGAATTAAGGGGTATTGCACCAACTTGCCCGAACAACAACTGTCCAACCAAATGGTCATAGACCGTTACCACCAGCTCTGGCACATTGAACAATCGTTCCGCATGAGTAAGTTTGATTTGCAAACCCGCCCAATATACCATCAAAAACAAGAAGCGATCAAGGCTCACGTACTGATTTGTTTTGTCGCTCTGATAGCAGAAAAATACCTGGAAATAATCACCAAATTATCATTGAGGGAAATCCGGTTCCTTGTCTGGAACATAACAGAAACCCATATTCAAGACCGATTGACCAAACAAACATTTGTCTTCCGATCCCCCACAAAGGAAATCATGAATAGCCAACTTGCAAACCTTATTACCAAATGGAATCTGCTACCGCACTAA
- a CDS encoding ATP-binding protein, with the protein MRKYQDELIHSKEMAEASAQAKASFLANISHEIRTPMNGIIGMIDILKRTSLTPEQHEYIDIIGISGENLLMIINDVLDFSKIEAGQITFEHIRFNLWDEINEVVKILRYKAIQKNLDLRFEIAPDVPQLLIGDPLRLKQVLINLCNNSIKFTAEGFVHVYVKLKEKNENAIRLQFDVKDTGIGISPENQLKLFKSFAQADVSTTRKFGGTGLGLAISKNLVQLMGGEIGIISEEGKGAIFHFEGKFEIAGHELTEAENHELEESAHHDLNLKILLAEDNVINQKVAKLNLEKLGHSVIVVSDGIQAVEQFIKELPDVIFMDVFMPNMDGVEATAKIREWERINNITNRVPIVAMTANTNKNDKDLFVAAGMDDYVSKPFNVSELVRLCDRIHKQLERKNI; encoded by the coding sequence TTGCGTAAATATCAGGACGAACTTATTCATTCAAAAGAAATGGCTGAAGCATCAGCGCAGGCTAAAGCCAGCTTTTTGGCCAATATTTCGCATGAAATCAGAACTCCTATGAATGGAATTATTGGAATGATTGACATACTCAAACGAACTTCACTGACGCCAGAACAGCACGAATATATTGATATTATTGGTATCTCAGGCGAAAACCTGCTGATGATAATTAATGATGTGCTCGACTTTTCGAAGATTGAAGCAGGTCAGATAACTTTTGAGCACATCAGGTTTAACTTGTGGGATGAAATTAATGAGGTTGTAAAAATTCTCCGCTACAAAGCGATACAGAAGAATCTTGACCTCAGGTTTGAAATTGCTCCTGATGTCCCTCAACTTCTTATTGGCGACCCTTTGAGGCTGAAACAGGTATTGATTAATCTTTGCAACAATTCGATCAAATTTACAGCTGAAGGATTTGTACATGTATATGTGAAGCTTAAGGAAAAAAATGAAAATGCTATTCGTTTGCAATTTGATGTTAAAGATACGGGAATTGGAATTTCGCCTGAAAATCAATTGAAACTATTTAAATCGTTTGCTCAGGCCGATGTATCAACCACAAGAAAATTTGGAGGGACCGGGCTTGGACTTGCTATTTCAAAAAATTTGGTGCAGTTAATGGGTGGCGAAATAGGTATTATCAGCGAAGAAGGGAAAGGAGCTATTTTCCATTTCGAAGGTAAATTTGAAATAGCCGGGCATGAACTTACGGAAGCCGAGAATCATGAACTGGAAGAATCAGCTCACCACGATCTAAATTTGAAAATATTATTGGCTGAAGACAACGTAATTAACCAAAAAGTTGCTAAATTAAATCTGGAAAAACTTGGACATTCAGTTATTGTTGTTTCCGATGGTATTCAGGCAGTTGAGCAGTTTATAAAGGAATTACCCGATGTGATATTTATGGATGTATTTATGCCAAATATGGATGGGGTAGAGGCAACAGCTAAAATCCGAGAGTGGGAGAGAATAAATAACATAACTAATCGTGTTCCGATAGTTGCGATGACTGCCAATACAAATAAAAATGATAAAGATTTATTCGTGGCTGCTGGTATGGATGATTATGTGAGTAAACCTTTTAATGTTAGTGAGTTAGTTCGGCTTTGCGATAGGATTCATAAGCAACTGGAGCGCAAGAATATATAA
- a CDS encoding response regulator: protein MEFSDTTYSWLGKTVLIVEDNETSNIYFEAALRKTKAVLIWARNGLDAVEIVKNKNQVDLILMDINMPKLDGIEATRIIKGINPEIVIVVQTAFILSGEERMCQEAGCDEFITKPIRLKYLLDTLNRYLASPKEI from the coding sequence ATGGAATTTTCTGATACAACTTATTCGTGGTTAGGAAAAACAGTATTGATCGTTGAAGACAACGAAACCAGTAATATCTATTTTGAAGCTGCATTGAGAAAAACTAAAGCAGTTTTGATTTGGGCCAGGAATGGGTTGGATGCAGTTGAAATTGTTAAAAACAAGAATCAGGTTGACCTGATTTTAATGGATATTAATATGCCCAAATTAGACGGCATTGAAGCTACACGTATTATTAAAGGCATTAATCCTGAAATTGTAATTGTTGTACAGACGGCTTTTATCCTATCCGGAGAAGAACGAATGTGCCAGGAAGCTGGTTGCGATGAGTTCATTACCAAGCCAATTCGTCTTAAATATCTTCTCGATACCCTTAATCGCTATTTAGCTTCACCCAAAGAAATATAG
- a CDS encoding uroporphyrinogen-III synthase: MKTPVFFIGEKLSAVTRQWLQKQHVQYIEQPFFRIEYKKPNLSFFSTMTNTRKQWVITSVYAAHWLIRFHSQIGLGESDRLYCWSEKEAGILKDLNLPISISSYSNISDLAENVISQNQGDSVLFLRGDKLHSEITSVFSVFPLQYSEIEVYKNTPIEKFVSGIFDAYLFFSPSSIENFKASGNFTNQTSLILANENSTARAAWRVFDNKVYLSPEQEELSFVQDSIARWKKENI, translated from the coding sequence ATGAAGACACCCGTATTTTTTATCGGCGAAAAACTCTCAGCAGTTACTCGCCAGTGGTTGCAAAAGCAACACGTTCAATACATTGAACAACCTTTTTTTCGTATCGAGTACAAAAAACCAAATCTGTCATTTTTTAGCACAATGACAAATACCCGCAAGCAATGGGTTATTACCAGTGTTTATGCGGCTCATTGGTTGATCAGATTCCATTCACAGATTGGCTTGGGCGAGTCGGATCGTTTGTACTGCTGGTCTGAAAAGGAAGCCGGGATTCTAAAAGACCTCAATCTGCCAATTTCGATTTCTTCGTATTCCAATATATCCGATTTAGCTGAGAATGTGATTAGTCAAAATCAGGGCGACTCTGTTTTGTTTTTGCGTGGCGACAAGCTGCATAGCGAAATAACCTCAGTGTTCTCCGTATTTCCTCTTCAATACTCTGAAATTGAGGTGTATAAGAACACGCCGATTGAGAAATTTGTAAGTGGAATATTCGACGCTTATCTGTTTTTTAGTCCTTCGAGCATCGAGAATTTCAAAGCATCGGGTAATTTCACAAATCAAACCTCGCTCATTTTGGCTAACGAAAATTCGACAGCAAGAGCTGCCTGGCGAGTATTCGATAATAAAGTTTATCTTTCGCCTGAACAGGAAGAGTTGTCGTTTGTTCAAGATTCGATAGCGCGCTGGAAGAAAGAAAACATTTAA
- a CDS encoding DUF2061 domain-containing protein, whose amino-acid sequence MSEKSYRSIVKSISWRTIGTIDTIIISLIITGKPTLALSIGGIEVFTKMALYYFHERTWNRINFGRIKKIDSDYQI is encoded by the coding sequence ATGAGTGAAAAATCATACCGGAGTATTGTAAAGTCGATTTCATGGCGAACCATTGGAACCATTGATACCATTATTATTTCGTTGATAATTACGGGAAAACCTACGTTAGCTTTATCGATTGGCGGAATTGAAGTGTTTACCAAAATGGCTCTGTATTACTTTCATGAACGAACCTGGAATCGGATCAATTTTGGCCGGATTAAGAAAATAGATTCAGACTATCAAATATAA
- the cobA gene encoding uroporphyrinogen-III C-methyltransferase — MGSLISIVGAGPGDPELLTIKALKRIQDADCILHDALVSDEIMNLAKPDAQRIYVGKLYQDGQDQTDRQEWINQLIIELAGKGQKVVRLKSGDPMIFGRGAEEIRFCIENSLNYEVIPGVTSALGAASLYGIPLTERGKNSMVLFGTGHYCEGDFCDLETFVSVLKSGSPIIFFMGLNKLVRLAQRLMDQAISPEIKVQILSKVSQPDSVAFEGTLGNIAQILETEKPPMPALVIIGKNVERLSK; from the coding sequence ATGGGTTCACTCATTTCTATAGTTGGCGCTGGTCCCGGTGATCCGGAATTACTGACCATTAAAGCATTGAAACGCATTCAGGACGCTGACTGTATATTACACGACGCGCTGGTTAGTGACGAGATAATGAATCTGGCTAAACCTGATGCTCAGCGGATTTACGTTGGGAAACTGTATCAGGATGGGCAAGATCAAACCGATCGTCAGGAATGGATCAACCAGTTGATTATTGAATTGGCGGGTAAAGGACAAAAAGTGGTTAGGCTAAAATCGGGCGATCCGATGATTTTTGGCCGTGGCGCCGAAGAAATCAGGTTTTGCATTGAAAACAGTTTGAATTACGAAGTTATCCCCGGTGTGACTTCCGCACTTGGAGCTGCTTCTTTGTATGGCATTCCACTCACCGAACGAGGCAAGAACAGCATGGTTTTGTTTGGTACCGGTCACTATTGCGAAGGTGATTTCTGCGATCTGGAAACATTCGTTTCGGTGCTAAAATCGGGTTCTCCCATTATTTTCTTTATGGGCCTCAATAAACTGGTCCGGTTGGCCCAACGATTAATGGATCAGGCCATTTCTCCGGAAATAAAAGTTCAGATTTTAAGCAAAGTTTCGCAGCCCGACTCGGTAGCTTTCGAAGGTACGCTCGGAAACATTGCCCAGATACTGGAGACCGAAAAGCCACCTATGCCTGCCTTGGTTATTATTGGCAAAAATGTGGAGCGATTGAGTAAGTAA
- a CDS encoding KTSC domain-containing protein, whose amino-acid sequence MKRINEYKKLFNVEADTDLKTLKSTYRNLVKEWHPDKFQEEEMAKEAELKSRQIIDAYHFLVSIAPETIAANLEEYNTITSESNIADFKHKGLLLEVTFLDGTTYEYFGVPKSVYIKLVNSDKQLRFAKRNIFNSYLYRKSKRSLEVA is encoded by the coding sequence ATGAAGCGTATTAATGAATACAAGAAATTGTTCAATGTTGAAGCTGACACCGACCTCAAAACATTAAAATCGACATACCGGAATTTGGTAAAAGAATGGCATCCCGACAAGTTTCAGGAAGAAGAAATGGCAAAAGAGGCCGAATTGAAAAGCCGTCAAATCATTGATGCGTATCATTTTCTGGTGAGTATTGCGCCTGAAACGATAGCTGCTAATTTAGAAGAATACAACACCATTACATCCGAATCGAATATCGCTGATTTCAAACACAAAGGACTTTTACTTGAAGTTACTTTTCTGGATGGCACCACCTACGAATATTTCGGTGTTCCGAAAAGTGTGTACATTAAATTGGTGAATTCGGATAAACAATTGCGGTTTGCAAAGAGGAATATTTTTAATTCTTACCTGTACCGGAAATCAAAAAGAAGTCTGGAAGTAGCCTAG
- a CDS encoding precorrin-2 dehydrogenase/sirohydrochlorin ferrochelatase family protein produces the protein MEKNYLPIAIDISNSKILIIGGGQSALKKIRILQRSGANIEVVAGNIVDEVYASGVICHLKKYEKSDLNGYLMLYSCTNNETLDKQIAEDGKEAGVLVNVHDNPTLCQFVSPAIYRDGNLSVAVNSNAENVYEAIRVRNLIQEYLENLKNTQI, from the coding sequence ATGGAAAAGAACTATTTACCTATAGCAATCGATATTTCGAACAGTAAAATATTGATCATTGGCGGCGGGCAGAGCGCTTTGAAGAAAATCAGGATTTTGCAGCGCTCTGGTGCAAATATCGAAGTGGTGGCCGGGAATATCGTCGACGAAGTTTATGCTTCAGGTGTAATTTGTCACCTGAAAAAGTATGAAAAAAGCGATTTGAACGGCTATCTGATGCTTTATTCCTGCACAAATAACGAAACGCTTGACAAGCAGATTGCGGAGGATGGGAAAGAGGCCGGTGTTTTGGTTAATGTTCATGATAATCCAACTCTTTGTCAGTTTGTTTCCCCGGCAATTTATCGCGATGGAAATCTGTCGGTTGCTGTAAACTCAAATGCTGAAAATGTTTACGAAGCAATTCGAGTCAGGAATCTGATTCAGGAATATTTAGAAAATCTTAAAAACACACAAATATGA
- a CDS encoding assimilatory sulfite reductase (NADPH) flavoprotein subunit yields MSIQLSPLNEQQLNALTSLTAGLNREQLLWINGYFQGFLASSGTTQQVVKSQPKSDKQLKILYGTHTGRSKIIAGKLAGKLANRGVEVVSVALDDYKTRQLISETNVVFIVSTHGEGEPPAMAEDFHGFITGKRSPKLPNLNYSVVALGDRSYKFFCKTGIDIDQALEKSGANSILPILTLDVDFDEEVDRWIADFTDVFAEIPTDNTPSNIQNSTENIENYTRKNPFLATVVDKVKITGRDSDKEVYHVELSLEGSGITYEPGDSVGILANNPPQLVDDILNHLGFDGTESVTIKDGVFSLLEALSNHLEITVINRDVIQKYQAKTGNNELHKVIENEELLDRYLYGNDVLDLLEDFPFSFSAQDLADVLRAFPARLYSISSSQAAVGDEVHITVSTVRYSNKGRLRGGACSTYLADRIEIDSQVTVFIEKNPAFKLPENEETPVILIGAGTGVAPYRAFLQQREANNQKGKTWLFFGERRFHSDFLYQVEWQKLLKEGYLEKIDVAFSRDQEEKIYVQTRLIEKQKEVFEWLKNGANIYLCGDMKQMAHDVQNTLLRIFETQGGLTEEKALEYLKTLKKEKRFQTDVY; encoded by the coding sequence ATGAGCATTCAATTGAGTCCATTAAATGAACAGCAGTTAAACGCCTTGACCAGCTTGACTGCCGGTTTAAACCGAGAGCAATTGCTCTGGATAAATGGTTATTTCCAGGGATTTTTGGCTTCTTCCGGAACTACTCAGCAGGTTGTTAAAAGTCAGCCCAAAAGCGATAAACAGCTGAAAATACTTTATGGTACACATACCGGACGAAGTAAAATCATTGCCGGAAAACTGGCCGGAAAGCTTGCCAATCGTGGCGTCGAAGTCGTTTCGGTTGCTCTGGACGATTACAAGACCCGACAATTGATCTCGGAAACCAATGTGGTTTTCATTGTAAGTACTCATGGCGAAGGCGAGCCACCTGCAATGGCTGAAGATTTTCATGGTTTTATTACCGGAAAACGTTCGCCAAAACTGCCCAATCTAAACTATTCGGTGGTGGCATTGGGCGATAGGAGTTACAAGTTTTTTTGCAAAACAGGAATCGATATCGATCAGGCTTTAGAAAAATCAGGGGCAAATTCTATTTTGCCAATTCTGACTTTAGATGTTGATTTTGATGAAGAAGTAGATCGCTGGATTGCTGATTTTACTGATGTTTTTGCCGAAATTCCGACTGATAATACTCCATCAAATATTCAAAATAGTACTGAAAACATTGAAAATTACACGCGAAAGAATCCTTTCCTTGCCACTGTTGTTGACAAAGTGAAAATTACTGGTCGCGATTCGGATAAGGAAGTTTATCATGTAGAGCTTTCGCTTGAGGGATCTGGAATTACTTACGAACCTGGTGATTCTGTGGGTATTCTGGCCAACAATCCACCTCAGTTGGTCGATGACATTCTCAATCATTTAGGTTTCGATGGAACTGAGTCAGTAACCATTAAAGACGGTGTCTTTTCGCTATTGGAGGCCTTGTCAAACCACTTGGAAATTACTGTTATTAATCGGGATGTGATTCAGAAATATCAGGCAAAGACCGGAAACAATGAGTTGCATAAAGTAATTGAAAATGAGGAACTTCTTGATCGATATTTATATGGAAACGATGTTCTTGACCTTTTGGAAGACTTCCCATTCTCATTCTCAGCACAGGATTTAGCTGATGTTTTACGGGCATTTCCTGCGCGTTTGTATTCTATTTCTTCAAGTCAGGCAGCTGTTGGCGATGAAGTCCATATTACGGTATCAACAGTTCGCTATTCAAATAAAGGCCGTTTACGCGGTGGAGCCTGTTCAACTTATTTAGCCGACCGCATTGAAATTGATTCGCAGGTTACGGTGTTCATCGAAAAGAATCCGGCATTCAAGCTTCCGGAAAATGAAGAAACACCCGTGATCTTGATTGGAGCAGGTACCGGAGTTGCACCATACCGAGCATTTTTGCAACAACGCGAGGCCAACAATCAGAAAGGAAAAACCTGGTTGTTCTTTGGCGAACGACGTTTTCATTCCGACTTTTTATACCAGGTCGAATGGCAGAAGCTCCTAAAAGAAGGCTATCTCGAGAAAATTGACGTTGCTTTTTCGCGTGATCAGGAGGAAAAAATATACGTGCAAACCCGTTTGATCGAAAAGCAAAAGGAAGTTTTTGAATGGCTGAAAAATGGTGCAAACATTTACCTCTGTGGCGATATGAAACAAATGGCTCACGATGTACAAAACACTTTACTCAGGATATTTGAAACACAAGGCGGATTGACAGAAGAAAAAGCGCTGGAATACCTGAAAACCCTGAAAAAGGAGAAACGTTTTCAAACGGATGTGTATTAA
- the cysI gene encoding assimilatory sulfite reductase (NADPH) hemoprotein subunit, which produces MNDTINWDELSELERIKYESNYLRGTLVESLADPITGSIAYADTQLSKFHGLYQQFDRDLEKERKRQKLEPAYSFLIRVRLPGGVVTPKQWLQMDEISEQYANHTLKLTTRQAFQLHGVIKSNLKKTIQGINTALLDTIAACGDVNRNVMSHPNPSESELHAEVYETARRISEHLLPSTTAYHEIWLDQKLIADSKKDVEPIYGDRYLPRKFKIAIAIPPYNDSDVFSQDLGFIAIVGNNRIIGYNVAVGGGMGTTFGMPETYPRLAEVIGFCTPEQVIDVAEKVVLVQRDNGNRQNRKISRLKYTIDRLGIEAFKAELYNYLGYELQEAKPYAFTRNGDRLGWKKGTDSKWSLSLFVEGGRVADRNGFNLKSALREVAQHINGQFILTGNQNLIIANVTADEKNTVGEILKNNGVLPGEISGLRQNSIACVALNTCSLAFAEAERYLPSLVSKIESILNQHDLFQEEIVIRMTGCPNGCGRPYLAEIGFVGKSEGHYNLYLGGNFNGTRLNTLYKETLTEDDILAELDPIIADYATNRNTGEKFGDFVIRKQYVNEIVKGSDFRH; this is translated from the coding sequence ATGAACGATACTATTAATTGGGATGAACTTTCAGAGTTAGAGCGAATCAAATACGAAAGTAATTACCTCAGGGGTACTTTGGTTGAGAGCCTAGCCGATCCGATAACCGGATCAATTGCTTATGCCGATACCCAGCTCTCAAAGTTTCACGGTTTGTACCAACAGTTCGACCGTGATTTGGAAAAAGAACGCAAACGCCAGAAACTGGAACCGGCCTATTCTTTCCTGATTCGGGTGAGGCTTCCCGGTGGAGTTGTAACTCCAAAGCAATGGCTGCAAATGGATGAAATCTCGGAGCAATATGCCAATCATACGCTGAAACTGACTACGCGTCAGGCTTTTCAGTTACATGGTGTGATTAAATCGAATCTGAAGAAAACCATCCAGGGAATCAATACCGCATTGCTGGACACAATTGCAGCTTGTGGCGATGTGAACCGAAATGTGATGAGTCATCCCAATCCGTCAGAGTCGGAGTTGCATGCCGAAGTTTATGAAACTGCGCGTCGCATCAGTGAGCATTTATTGCCATCGACTACTGCATATCATGAAATCTGGCTCGATCAGAAACTGATAGCCGACAGCAAGAAAGATGTCGAACCGATTTACGGAGACCGCTATCTGCCAAGGAAATTTAAGATCGCGATTGCAATTCCGCCATACAACGATTCTGATGTTTTTTCGCAGGATCTGGGTTTTATAGCCATTGTCGGGAATAACCGGATTATTGGCTATAATGTGGCAGTTGGCGGCGGAATGGGCACTACTTTCGGAATGCCTGAAACTTATCCGCGATTGGCCGAAGTGATTGGTTTTTGCACTCCTGAGCAGGTGATTGATGTGGCTGAAAAAGTGGTTTTGGTGCAGCGCGACAACGGAAACCGTCAGAACCGTAAAATTTCAAGGCTGAAATATACGATTGACCGATTAGGAATCGAAGCGTTTAAAGCTGAATTGTACAATTATCTTGGATACGAACTTCAGGAAGCTAAACCGTACGCTTTTACACGAAATGGTGATCGTTTGGGCTGGAAGAAAGGTACCGATTCGAAATGGAGCCTTTCGCTTTTTGTTGAAGGTGGCCGGGTTGCCGACCGGAACGGTTTTAATCTGAAATCGGCGCTCCGTGAAGTGGCTCAACACATCAATGGCCAATTTATTCTGACAGGAAATCAAAATTTGATCATTGCTAATGTAACGGCTGATGAAAAGAATACAGTGGGCGAAATCCTGAAAAATAATGGGGTTTTGCCTGGCGAAATTTCAGGATTACGTCAGAATTCAATCGCTTGTGTAGCGCTCAATACCTGTAGTTTGGCGTTTGCCGAAGCAGAAAGGTACTTGCCATCACTGGTCAGCAAAATTGAATCGATTTTGAATCAGCACGACTTGTTTCAGGAAGAAATCGTGATTCGTATGACCGGTTGCCCGAACGGTTGTGGTCGGCCATATTTGGCTGAAATTGGGTTTGTCGGAAAATCGGAAGGACACTATAATCTTTATTTGGGCGGAAATTTTAATGGGACCCGCCTCAATACGCTCTACAAGGAAACGCTTACCGAAGATGATATTCTGGCTGAATTAGATCCCATCATTGCCGATTACGCAACGAACCGAAACACAGGGGAAAAGTTTGGCGATTTTGTTATCCGTAAGCAATATGTAAATGAAATAGTGAAAGGAAGTGATTTCAGACATTAA
- a CDS encoding Rossmann-fold NAD(P)-binding domain-containing protein: protein MKSGTVSILGCGWLGVALGKHLRNRRFSVKGSVTSPEKFGLLRTSGIVPFRIVLNENNVEVDDPAFFETDVLVIAIPPRRIDEIERIFPTQIAQLIPIILKSGIRKVIFISSTSVYPENLKTAHESDVLYPDKASGKACLAAENLLNNLTDFETTILRFGGLIGADRNPARFLLKSARPVANIPVNLIHQDDCIGIIDAILEKDLWGETLNACCPEHPLKKDFYGKAAQISGFPAPLISDEAEAYKIVDSSKLARLLKYKFKYPSPMDYLDSLVTSKK, encoded by the coding sequence ATGAAGTCGGGAACAGTTTCAATTTTGGGATGCGGTTGGTTGGGAGTAGCTCTGGGAAAACATTTACGGAATCGACGATTTTCGGTAAAAGGCTCGGTTACTTCTCCTGAAAAGTTTGGACTGCTTCGTACTTCAGGCATTGTGCCATTCCGGATTGTGTTGAATGAAAACAATGTAGAAGTTGATGACCCTGCATTTTTTGAAACTGATGTGCTGGTTATTGCCATTCCTCCTCGTCGTATTGATGAGATTGAGCGTATATTTCCAACTCAGATTGCGCAACTGATTCCAATCATCCTGAAGTCAGGTATCCGAAAGGTGATTTTCATTTCATCAACGTCGGTTTATCCTGAAAATTTAAAGACGGCACATGAAAGTGATGTGCTTTATCCGGACAAAGCAAGCGGAAAGGCCTGTTTGGCTGCTGAGAATCTGTTGAATAATCTGACCGATTTTGAAACGACAATTCTGCGGTTTGGCGGATTAATTGGTGCCGATCGAAATCCGGCACGTTTTCTCCTGAAATCTGCTCGTCCAGTTGCAAATATTCCGGTGAACTTGATTCATCAGGATGATTGCATCGGCATAATTGATGCAATTCTGGAAAAAGATCTATGGGGAGAAACATTGAACGCCTGCTGTCCGGAACATCCGCTCAAAAAGGATTTCTACGGAAAGGCAGCTCAAATTTCAGGCTTTCCTGCACCACTGATTTCTGATGAAGCTGAAGCTTATAAAATAGTTGACAGCAGTAAATTAGCACGATTACTTAAATATAAGTTTAAATACCCAAGTCCGATGGATTACCTCGATAGCCTGGTGACAAGTAAAAAGTAA